A single region of the Pseudomonas solani genome encodes:
- a CDS encoding NINE protein, producing MQRPDTHNMLIGYLLWIFGFLGAHRFYYGKPVSGTLWFFTFGLFFIGWIIDLFLIPSMDREASLRFNAGSHDYTVAWILLTFLGVFGVHRMYQGKWITGILYLFTGGFFLLGVLYDFWTLNTQVSVLNARR from the coding sequence ATGCAACGCCCTGACACCCACAACATGCTGATCGGCTACCTGCTGTGGATATTCGGTTTCCTCGGCGCCCACCGCTTCTACTACGGCAAGCCGGTGAGCGGCACCCTCTGGTTCTTCACCTTCGGCCTGTTCTTCATCGGCTGGATCATCGACCTGTTCCTCATCCCGTCCATGGACCGCGAAGCCTCGCTGCGCTTCAACGCCGGCTCCCACGACTACACCGTCGCCTGGATCCTGCTCACCTTCCTCGGCGTCTTCGGCGTGCACCGCATGTACCAGGGCAAGTGGATCACCGGCATCCTCTACCTGTTCACCGGCGGGTTCTTCCTGCTGGGCGTGCTCTACGACTTCTGGACCCTGAACACCCAGGTCTCGGTGCTCAACGCCCGCCGTTGA
- a CDS encoding putative DNA modification/repair radical SAM protein, with translation MELIDKLTVLADAAKYDVSCASSAAPKRSSAGKAGVGATNGMGICHSFTPDGRCVALLKILLTNFCLYDCQYCVNRRSSDVPRARFTPEEVVTLTLDFYRRNCISGLFLSSGIIRSSDYTMEQLIRVARLLREEHQFRGYIHLKTIPDAAPELIAEAGRYADRLSVNIELPTEDGLTRLAPEKRGAPIRRAMGRIRLGVEEASAEKRAPAFAPAGQSTQMIVGADDTDDRTILDTAQTLYGAYRLKRVYYSAFSPIPQSPKTVPFEAPPLLREHRLYQADFLLRGYGFAVSELIATPGNLPLDIDPKLAWALANRAQFPLDLNRAEPAMIARVPGIGVLSANRLVELRRQRRIRYADVARLRCAMEKAKPFIVTQDYRPRDATLESTVLRQRLGDAPAQQMALW, from the coding sequence ATGGAACTCATCGACAAACTAACCGTGCTGGCCGACGCCGCCAAGTATGACGTTTCCTGCGCCAGCAGCGCCGCCCCCAAGCGCAGCTCGGCGGGCAAGGCCGGCGTCGGCGCCACCAACGGCATGGGCATCTGCCACAGCTTCACACCCGATGGCCGCTGCGTGGCACTGCTGAAGATCCTGCTGACCAACTTCTGCCTCTACGACTGCCAGTACTGCGTCAACCGCCGCTCCAGCGACGTGCCCCGCGCCCGCTTCACCCCCGAGGAGGTGGTGACCCTGACCCTGGATTTCTACCGGCGCAACTGCATCAGCGGGCTGTTCCTCAGCTCCGGCATCATCCGTTCCTCCGACTACACCATGGAGCAGTTGATCCGCGTGGCCCGCCTGCTGCGCGAAGAGCACCAGTTCCGCGGCTACATCCACCTGAAGACCATCCCCGACGCGGCGCCGGAGCTGATCGCCGAAGCCGGGCGCTACGCCGACCGCCTCAGCGTCAACATCGAGCTGCCCACCGAGGACGGCCTCACCCGCCTGGCCCCGGAGAAGCGCGGTGCACCGATCCGCCGCGCCATGGGCCGCATCCGCCTGGGCGTGGAAGAGGCCAGCGCGGAGAAACGCGCGCCGGCCTTCGCCCCCGCCGGGCAGAGCACGCAGATGATCGTCGGCGCCGACGACACCGACGACCGCACCATCCTCGACACCGCGCAGACGCTGTACGGCGCCTATCGCCTCAAGCGCGTCTACTACTCCGCCTTCAGCCCCATCCCGCAGAGCCCGAAGACCGTGCCCTTCGAAGCCCCACCGCTGCTGCGCGAACACCGCCTGTACCAAGCCGACTTCCTTCTGCGCGGCTACGGCTTCGCGGTGAGCGAGCTGATCGCCACCCCCGGCAACCTGCCCCTGGACATCGACCCCAAGCTGGCCTGGGCCCTGGCCAACCGCGCGCAATTCCCCCTCGACCTGAACCGCGCCGAGCCGGCGATGATCGCCCGGGTCCCGGGTATCGGCGTGCTCAGTGCCAACCGCCTGGTGGAGCTGCGCCGCCAGCGACGCATCCGCTACGCCGACGTGGCGCGCCTGCGCTGCGCCATGGAAAAGGCCAAGCCCTTCATCGTCACCCAGGACTACCGCCCCCGCGACGCCACCCTGGAATCCACCGTGCTGCGCCAGCGCCTGGGGGATGCCCCGGCCCAGCAGATGGCCCTCTGGTGA
- a CDS encoding YqgE/AlgH family protein — protein sequence MKSTAPTYLKHHFLIAMPHMDDPNFAQTVTYLVEHNEQGAMGLVINRPNGLNLSDVLEQLRPEIDPPARCQTLPIYAGGPVQTDRGFVLHPSGLTFQATLELGDLALSTSQDVLFAIAEGQGPQKSLITLGYAGWDAGQLEAELVDNAWLTCPADPAILFDTAADQRLAAAAARLGINLNLLTTQAGHA from the coding sequence ATGAAAAGCACCGCGCCCACCTACCTCAAGCACCACTTCCTGATCGCCATGCCGCACATGGACGATCCCAATTTCGCCCAGACCGTCACCTACCTCGTCGAACACAACGAGCAGGGCGCCATGGGCCTGGTGATCAACCGCCCCAACGGCCTCAACCTCAGCGATGTGCTCGAGCAGCTGCGCCCGGAGATCGACCCGCCCGCCCGCTGCCAGACCCTGCCGATCTACGCCGGCGGCCCGGTGCAGACCGACCGCGGCTTCGTCCTCCACCCCAGCGGCCTGACCTTCCAGGCCACCCTGGAGCTGGGCGACCTGGCGCTCTCCACTTCCCAGGACGTGCTCTTCGCCATCGCCGAAGGCCAGGGCCCGCAAAAAAGCCTGATCACCCTCGGCTATGCAGGCTGGGATGCCGGCCAGCTGGAAGCCGAGCTGGTGGACAACGCCTGGCTCACCTGCCCGGCCGACCCGGCCATCCTCTTCGACACCGCCGCCGACCAGCGCCTCGCCGCTGCCGCCGCGCGCCTCGGGATCAACCTCAACCTGCTCACCACCCAGGCCGGGCACGCCTGA
- a CDS encoding aspartate carbamoyltransferase catalytic subunit, with amino-acid sequence MPTDAKRPLQLNDQGQLRHFLSLDGLPRELLTEILDTADSFLEVGARAVKKVPLLRGKTVCNVFFENSTRTRTTFELAAQRLSADVITLNVSTSSTSKGETLFDTLRNLEAMAADMFVVRHADSGAAHFIAEHVCPDVAIINGGDGRHAHPTQGMLDMLTIRRHKGGFENLSVAIVGDILHSRVARSNMLALKALGCPDIRVIAPKTLLPIGIEQYGVSVYTDLAEGLKDVDVVIMLRLQRERMQGGLLPSEGEFYRLYGLSTQRLALAKPDAIVMHPGPINRGVEIESAVADGAHSVILNQVTYGIAIRMAVLSMAMSGQNTQRQINQEAEVQN; translated from the coding sequence ATGCCGACAGACGCCAAGCGCCCGCTGCAGCTCAACGATCAGGGCCAGCTGCGCCACTTCCTCTCGCTCGACGGCCTGCCCCGCGAGCTGCTGACGGAAATCCTCGACACCGCCGACTCCTTCCTCGAAGTCGGCGCCCGCGCCGTGAAGAAGGTCCCGCTGCTGCGCGGCAAGACCGTGTGCAACGTGTTCTTCGAGAACTCCACGCGCACCCGTACCACCTTCGAACTGGCGGCCCAGCGGCTGTCCGCGGACGTGATCACCCTCAACGTCTCCACCTCCTCCACCAGCAAGGGCGAGACGCTGTTCGACACCCTGCGCAACCTGGAGGCCATGGCCGCCGACATGTTCGTGGTGCGCCACGCCGACTCCGGCGCCGCCCACTTCATCGCCGAGCACGTATGCCCGGACGTGGCCATCATCAACGGCGGTGACGGGCGCCACGCGCACCCGACCCAGGGCATGCTCGACATGCTCACCATCCGCCGCCACAAGGGTGGTTTCGAGAACCTCTCGGTGGCCATCGTCGGCGACATCCTGCACTCCCGCGTGGCGCGCTCGAACATGCTCGCGCTCAAGGCGCTGGGCTGCCCGGACATCCGCGTAATCGCGCCCAAGACCCTGCTGCCCATCGGCATCGAGCAGTACGGCGTCAGCGTCTACACCGACCTGGCCGAAGGCCTCAAGGACGTCGACGTGGTGATCATGCTGCGCCTGCAGCGCGAGCGCATGCAGGGCGGCCTGCTGCCCAGCGAAGGCGAGTTCTACCGCCTCTACGGCCTCAGCACCCAGCGCCTGGCGCTGGCCAAGCCCGATGCCATCGTCATGCACCCTGGCCCGATCAACCGTGGCGTGGAGATCGAATCGGCGGTGGCCGACGGCGCCCACTCGGTGATCCTCAACCAGGTCACCTACGGCATCGCCATCCGCATGGCCGTGCTGTCCATGGCCATGAGCGGCCAGAACACCCAACGCCAGATCAACCAGGAAGCCGAGGTGCAGAACTGA
- the ruvX gene encoding Holliday junction resolvase RuvX: MMAAKPLRLLLGFDYGTKQIGVAVGQAVTGQARELCVLKAQNGVPDWQKVEALLKEWQPDAIVVGLPLNMDGTPSDMSERAEKFARRLNGRFNLPVFTHDERLTTFEAKGQRLAQGQRGGYRDNPVDALAAALLLEGWLAEHPGHE; this comes from the coding sequence CTGATGGCCGCCAAGCCACTGCGCCTGCTGCTGGGCTTCGACTACGGCACCAAGCAGATCGGCGTCGCCGTCGGCCAGGCCGTCACCGGCCAGGCCCGCGAACTCTGCGTGCTCAAGGCGCAGAACGGCGTACCGGACTGGCAGAAGGTCGAGGCCCTGCTCAAGGAATGGCAGCCGGACGCCATCGTCGTCGGCCTGCCGCTGAACATGGACGGCACCCCCAGCGACATGAGCGAGCGTGCGGAGAAGTTCGCGCGGCGCCTCAACGGTCGCTTCAACCTGCCGGTCTTCACCCATGACGAACGCCTGACCACCTTCGAAGCCAAGGGCCAGCGGCTCGCCCAGGGCCAGCGCGGTGGTTACCGCGACAACCCCGTCGACGCCCTGGCTGCCGCCCTCCTGCTGGAAGGCTGGCTGGCGGAACACCCCGGACACGAATAG
- the pilG gene encoding twitching motility response regulator PilG, which produces MEQHSEGLKVMVIDDSKTIRRTAETLLKKVGCEVITAVDGFDALAKIADTHPNIIFVDIMMPRLDGYQTCALIKNNSAFKSTPVIMLSSKDGLFDKAKGRIVGSDQYLTKPFSKEELLGAIKTHVPDFTPVEQAS; this is translated from the coding sequence ATGGAACAGCATTCCGAGGGTTTGAAGGTCATGGTGATCGACGATTCGAAAACGATTCGTCGCACCGCTGAAACTCTGCTGAAGAAGGTGGGTTGCGAGGTCATTACGGCCGTCGACGGCTTCGACGCATTGGCCAAGATCGCCGATACTCACCCCAATATCATTTTCGTCGACATCATGATGCCGCGGCTCGATGGCTATCAGACCTGCGCCCTGATCAAAAACAACAGTGCTTTCAAGTCCACCCCGGTGATCATGCTGTCCTCGAAGGACGGCCTGTTCGATAAGGCCAAGGGTCGCATCGTTGGTTCCGATCAATACCTCACCAAGCCTTTCAGCAAGGAAGAGTTGCTCGGCGCGATCAAGACTCACGTGCCTGATTTCACCCCGGTGGAACAAGCCTCCTGA
- a CDS encoding chemotaxis protein CheW, with amino-acid sequence MSDAQTPFQLLLEIDQRCRALAAGLPAQQETVQTWSGIGFRMGERLFVAPMGEVGEVLHEPRHTLLPGVKSWVKGVANVRGRLLPIMDLCGFFGGELSPLRKQRRVLVVDHQEIFAGLIVDEVYGMQHFPVDSFSEELPPLEAAIQPFIHGVFQREQPWLVFSPHVLAQHQVFLDVAV; translated from the coding sequence ATGTCGGACGCGCAGACCCCTTTCCAGCTTCTCCTCGAGATCGACCAGCGCTGCCGTGCGCTGGCGGCGGGCCTCCCTGCGCAGCAGGAAACCGTACAGACCTGGAGCGGCATCGGCTTCCGCATGGGCGAGCGTCTGTTCGTGGCGCCCATGGGCGAGGTCGGCGAGGTGCTTCACGAGCCGCGGCACACGCTGCTGCCGGGCGTGAAGTCCTGGGTCAAGGGCGTGGCCAACGTGCGTGGCCGGCTGTTGCCGATCATGGACCTGTGCGGGTTCTTCGGTGGTGAACTGTCGCCCCTGCGCAAGCAGCGCAGGGTGCTGGTGGTAGACCACCAGGAAATCTTCGCCGGGCTGATCGTCGACGAGGTCTACGGCATGCAGCATTTCCCGGTGGATTCGTTCTCCGAGGAACTGCCTCCCCTGGAGGCGGCGATCCAGCCGTTCATCCACGGTGTGTTCCAGCGCGAGCAACCCTGGCTGGTGTTCAGCCCTCACGTGCTGGCGCAGC
- the gshB gene encoding glutathione synthase, with product MSVRLGIVMDPIAHISFKKDSSLAMLLAAQARGWSLYYMEQQDLYQKAGEARARMRPLNVFADPQRWYELEDESDAPLAELDVILMRKDPPFDNEFVYSTYLLEQAERAGVLVVNRPQSLRDCNEKFFATLFPQLTPPTLVSRRADILREFAKEQRDIILKPLDGMGGSMIFRHREGDPNLSVILETLTRHGAEQIMAQRYLPAIKDGDKRILMIDGEPVPYCLARIPAAGETRGNLAAGGRGEARPLSERDREIAATVGPTLRERGLLFVGLDVIGDSLTEINVTSPTCIREIDAAYDTRIGDRLMDVIQTKLAENGRKPQA from the coding sequence ATGAGCGTTCGCCTCGGGATCGTCATGGACCCCATTGCGCACATCTCCTTCAAGAAGGACAGCTCCCTGGCCATGCTGCTGGCAGCCCAGGCCCGCGGATGGTCCCTCTACTATATGGAGCAGCAGGACCTGTACCAGAAGGCCGGCGAAGCCCGCGCCCGCATGCGGCCGCTGAACGTGTTCGCCGATCCTCAACGCTGGTACGAGCTGGAAGACGAGAGCGACGCCCCGCTGGCCGAGCTGGATGTGATCCTCATGCGCAAGGACCCGCCCTTCGACAACGAGTTCGTCTATTCGACCTACCTGCTGGAACAGGCCGAACGCGCCGGCGTGCTGGTGGTGAACCGCCCGCAGAGCCTTCGCGACTGCAACGAGAAGTTCTTCGCCACCCTGTTCCCTCAACTGACCCCACCGACACTGGTCAGTCGCAGGGCTGATATTCTGCGCGAGTTTGCGAAAGAGCAGCGTGACATCATTCTCAAACCCCTTGATGGCATGGGCGGATCGATGATTTTTCGCCACCGCGAGGGCGATCCGAACCTTTCCGTCATTCTCGAGACCCTGACCCGCCACGGCGCCGAGCAGATCATGGCCCAGCGCTACCTGCCCGCGATCAAGGACGGCGACAAGCGCATTCTGATGATAGACGGTGAACCGGTACCCTACTGCCTGGCGCGCATTCCCGCCGCTGGCGAGACCCGGGGCAACCTGGCGGCCGGCGGCCGTGGCGAGGCGCGACCACTGTCCGAGCGCGACCGCGAGATCGCCGCCACCGTGGGCCCGACCCTGCGCGAGCGCGGCCTGCTGTTCGTCGGCCTGGACGTGATCGGCGACAGCCTCACCGAAATCAACGTCACCAGCCCGACCTGCATCCGCGAGATCGACGCCGCCTATGACACGCGCATCGGTGATCGCCTCATGGACGTCATCCAGACCAAGCTCGCCGAGAACGGGCGCAAGCCCCAAGCTTGA
- the pyrR gene encoding bifunctional pyr operon transcriptional regulator/uracil phosphoribosyltransferase PyrR, which translates to MTLPNPAELLPQMASALNAHLAARGIANPRFIGIRTGGVWVAQALLAELGSEEPLGTLDVSFYRDDFTQNGLHPQVRPSELPFEIEGQHLILIDDVLMSGRTVRAAMNELFDYGRPASVTLVSLLDLNARELPIRPDVVGATLSLAADERVKLLGPAPLALERQVLTPAS; encoded by the coding sequence ATGACCCTGCCCAACCCGGCCGAACTGCTGCCGCAGATGGCCAGCGCGCTGAACGCCCACCTGGCCGCGCGCGGCATCGCCAACCCCCGTTTCATCGGCATCCGCACCGGCGGTGTCTGGGTCGCCCAGGCCCTGCTGGCGGAGCTGGGCAGCGAAGAGCCCCTGGGCACCCTGGACGTTTCCTTCTACCGCGACGACTTCACCCAGAACGGCCTGCACCCGCAGGTGCGCCCCTCCGAGCTGCCGTTCGAGATCGAAGGCCAGCACCTGATCCTCATCGACGACGTGCTGATGAGCGGCCGCACCGTGCGCGCAGCCATGAACGAGCTGTTCGACTACGGCCGCCCGGCCAGCGTGACCCTGGTCAGCCTGCTGGACCTCAACGCCCGCGAGCTGCCGATCCGCCCCGACGTGGTCGGCGCCACCCTGTCGCTCGCCGCCGATGAACGGGTAAAATTGCTCGGCCCCGCGCCGCTCGCCCTCGAGCGCCAGGTCCTCACCCCCGCTTCCTGA
- a CDS encoding dihydroorotase translates to MRTHIIGARLIDPASGTDQVTDLYLEAGKVAAIGQAPAGYEAEHSIDAKGLVAAPGLVDLNAALREPGYSRKGSIDSETRAAAAGGVTSLCCPPLTRPVLDTPAVAELILDRAREAGHTKVFPVGALSKGLAGEQLAELVALRDTGCVAFSNGLASFDSNRTLRRAMEYAATFNLTLIFHAQDASLADGGMAHEGATAGFLGLAGIPESAETVALARDLLLVEQSGVRAHFSQLTSARGAQMIAEAQARGLPVTADVALYQLLLTDEALIDFSSLYHVQPPLRTRADRDGLREAVKSGVIGAIASHHQPHEADAKLAPFAATEPGISSVELLLPLALSLVEDGLLDLPTLLARLTAGPARALRLPVGRLAVGAPADLVLFDPQARTRAGEQWLSKGRNSPFLGQDLPGKVRYTLMDGHITYQA, encoded by the coding sequence ATGCGTACCCACATCATCGGCGCCCGCCTTATCGACCCCGCCAGCGGCACCGACCAGGTCACCGACCTATACCTGGAAGCCGGCAAGGTGGCCGCCATCGGCCAGGCGCCCGCCGGCTACGAAGCCGAACACAGCATCGACGCCAAGGGCCTGGTGGCCGCGCCCGGCCTGGTGGACCTCAACGCCGCCCTGCGCGAGCCGGGCTACAGCCGCAAGGGCAGCATCGACAGCGAAACCCGCGCCGCCGCCGCCGGTGGCGTCACCAGCCTGTGCTGCCCGCCGCTGACCCGCCCGGTGCTGGACACCCCGGCCGTGGCCGAGCTGATCCTCGACCGCGCCCGCGAAGCCGGCCACACCAAGGTCTTCCCCGTCGGCGCCCTGAGCAAGGGCCTGGCCGGCGAGCAACTGGCCGAGCTGGTCGCCCTGCGCGACACCGGCTGCGTCGCCTTCTCCAACGGCCTGGCCAGTTTCGACAGCAACCGCACCCTGCGCCGCGCCATGGAATACGCGGCCACCTTCAACCTGACGCTGATCTTCCACGCCCAGGACGCTTCGCTCGCGGACGGCGGCATGGCCCACGAGGGCGCCACCGCCGGCTTCCTCGGCCTGGCCGGCATTCCCGAGAGCGCGGAGACCGTGGCCCTGGCCCGTGACCTGCTGCTGGTGGAGCAGAGCGGCGTGCGCGCGCACTTCAGCCAGCTCACCAGCGCCCGGGGCGCACAGATGATCGCCGAAGCGCAGGCCCGTGGCCTGCCGGTGACCGCCGACGTGGCGCTGTACCAACTGCTGCTCACCGACGAGGCGCTGATCGACTTCTCCAGCCTCTACCACGTGCAACCGCCTCTGCGCACCCGCGCCGACCGCGACGGCCTGCGTGAAGCGGTGAAGAGTGGCGTGATCGGCGCCATCGCCAGCCACCACCAGCCCCACGAAGCGGACGCCAAGCTGGCCCCCTTCGCCGCCACCGAGCCGGGTATCAGCAGCGTCGAGCTGTTGCTGCCGCTGGCCCTGAGCCTGGTGGAAGACGGCCTGCTCGACCTGCCGACCCTGCTCGCCCGCCTCACCGCCGGCCCGGCCCGCGCCCTGCGCCTGCCGGTGGGTCGCCTCGCCGTGGGCGCCCCGGCCGACCTGGTGCTGTTCGACCCGCAAGCCCGCACCCGCGCCGGTGAGCAATGGCTGTCCAAGGGGCGCAACAGCCCCTTCCTCGGCCAGGATCTGCCGGGCAAGGTGCGCTACACCCTGATGGACGGGCACATCACCTATCAGGCCTGA
- the pilH gene encoding twitching motility response regulator PilH gives MARILIVDDSPTEMYKLTAMLEKHGHQVLKAENGADGVALARQEKPDAVLMDIVMPGLNGFQATRQLTKDAETSHIPVIIVTTKDQETDKVWGKRQGAKDYLTKPIDEDTLLKTLNAVLAG, from the coding sequence ATGGCTCGTATTCTGATTGTTGATGACTCGCCGACCGAGATGTACAAACTGACCGCCATGCTCGAGAAGCACGGCCATCAGGTACTCAAGGCCGAGAATGGCGCCGATGGCGTTGCCCTGGCTCGCCAGGAAAAACCCGACGCCGTGCTGATGGACATCGTCATGCCCGGCCTGAACGGCTTCCAGGCCACGCGTCAGCTGACCAAGGACGCCGAGACCAGCCACATTCCGGTGATCATCGTCACCACCAAGGACCAGGAAACCGACAAGGTCTGGGGCAAGCGTCAGGGCGCGAAAGACTACCTGACCAAGCCGATCGACGAAGACACCCTGCTGAAAACCCTCAACGCAGTACTGGCCGGCTGA
- a CDS encoding energy transducer TonB: MNAAADFSDFPSSGVRPADRLGFTLFLAAVLHVAFILGVGFTFADPSQISKTLEVTLASFKSDKKPEKADYLAQMNQQGSGTLEHKDTPKTTEQAPFQDQEIKKVTPPAAPQQAARQEAPKAAVATTAPKVQKTTVKHEEAKPEPEARPAPVFDSTQLSSEIASLEAELSQERQLYAKRPRIHRLNAASTMRDKGAWYKDDWRKKIERVGNLNYPEEARRQRLYGSLRLLVSINRDGTLYEVQLLESSGQPVLDQAAMRIVRLAAPFAPFTGDLADIDRLEIIRTWRFERGDRLSSN; encoded by the coding sequence ATGAACGCAGCCGCTGATTTTTCCGACTTCCCCTCCTCCGGCGTACGCCCGGCGGACCGGCTGGGTTTCACCCTGTTCCTCGCGGCCGTGCTGCACGTTGCCTTCATCCTCGGGGTCGGTTTCACCTTTGCCGACCCCAGCCAGATCAGCAAGACCCTGGAAGTCACCCTCGCCAGCTTCAAGAGCGACAAGAAGCCCGAGAAGGCCGACTACCTGGCGCAGATGAACCAGCAGGGCAGCGGCACCCTGGAACACAAGGACACGCCCAAGACCACCGAGCAGGCGCCGTTCCAGGACCAGGAGATCAAGAAGGTCACGCCGCCGGCGGCGCCGCAGCAGGCCGCGCGCCAGGAAGCGCCCAAGGCCGCCGTCGCCACCACCGCGCCCAAGGTGCAGAAGACCACGGTCAAGCACGAGGAAGCCAAGCCCGAACCCGAAGCCCGCCCGGCACCGGTGTTCGACAGCACCCAGCTGTCCTCGGAGATCGCCAGCCTGGAGGCCGAGCTGTCCCAGGAGCGCCAGCTCTACGCCAAGCGCCCACGCATCCACCGCCTCAACGCCGCCTCGACCATGCGCGACAAGGGCGCCTGGTACAAGGACGACTGGCGCAAGAAGATCGAACGCGTCGGCAACCTCAACTACCCCGAGGAAGCCCGCCGCCAGCGCCTCTACGGCAGCCTGCGCCTGCTGGTGTCGATCAACCGTGACGGCACCCTCTATGAAGTGCAGCTCCTGGAATCCTCCGGCCAACCGGTGCTGGACCAGGCCGCCATGCGTATCGTCCGCCTCGCCGCCCCCTTCGCCCCCTTCACCGGCGACCTGGCCGACATCGACCGCCTGGAAATCATCCGCACCTGGCGTTTCGAGCGCGGCGACCGCCTGTCGAGCAACTGA